The proteins below come from a single Treponema phagedenis genomic window:
- a CDS encoding PTS ascorbate transporter subunit IIC — protein sequence MGIIISIWTFFQNNILTKPAFFVGLIVFLGYLLLRKPFYNALAGFIKATVGYMILNVAAGGLVGNFRPILAGLNQRFQLNAAVIDPYFGQAAAQAAVENVGRSFTMMVQVLLLAFIWNLVLVIARRLTKVRTVFITGHIMVQQSSTALWIVLFCFPALQDFNVVIMLGLLLGTYWAVSSNMTVGATQELTDGGGFAIGHQQMFGVWLVDKVAEKIGGKNKQKLEDIKLPGFLSIFNENIVATAVLMTFFFGGIIAILGQDIMHELDKGFSTKQSFGFYIVEKAFTFAVYLQILQLGVRLFVGELTESFQGISEKLLPGSMPAIDCAASYGFGHPNAVTIGFLFGALGQFIAIAGLIIFKSPIFIITGFVPVFFDNATFAVFANRKGGVKAACILPLISGVVQVLGGALAAFYFGLGKFGGWHGNFDWDTVWPVFGFIMHSMQYVGVAICIIFLLAIPQLQYYFGKYKREKYFVVAENFASLSEEEN from the coding sequence ATGGGTATTATTATTTCAATTTGGACGTTTTTTCAGAATAATATTCTGACAAAACCGGCATTTTTTGTAGGTCTTATTGTCTTTTTAGGCTACCTATTATTGCGCAAACCATTTTATAACGCGCTTGCGGGCTTTATAAAGGCAACGGTCGGCTACATGATTTTGAATGTTGCCGCAGGCGGATTGGTTGGAAATTTCCGTCCCATTCTTGCGGGTTTAAATCAAAGATTCCAGCTAAACGCTGCTGTTATCGATCCGTATTTCGGACAGGCTGCCGCACAGGCTGCTGTTGAAAATGTAGGCAGATCTTTTACAATGATGGTGCAGGTTTTGCTTTTAGCCTTTATATGGAATCTTGTTTTGGTTATCGCGCGGCGCTTAACAAAGGTTCGAACTGTTTTTATTACCGGTCATATTATGGTACAACAATCTTCAACCGCGTTATGGATCGTTCTTTTTTGCTTCCCCGCGTTGCAGGACTTTAATGTTGTTATCATGCTCGGACTCTTGCTTGGAACCTATTGGGCGGTTTCTTCCAATATGACTGTCGGTGCCACACAAGAATTAACAGATGGCGGCGGATTCGCAATCGGGCATCAGCAAATGTTCGGTGTTTGGCTCGTGGATAAAGTTGCCGAAAAAATAGGCGGTAAAAATAAGCAGAAGCTTGAAGATATAAAACTACCGGGCTTCCTTTCAATATTTAATGAAAACATTGTGGCAACAGCGGTTTTGATGACATTCTTTTTCGGTGGCATTATTGCAATACTCGGTCAGGATATCATGCATGAACTGGACAAAGGGTTTTCAACAAAACAAAGTTTTGGTTTTTATATTGTAGAAAAAGCTTTCACCTTTGCCGTATATCTTCAAATCCTGCAACTTGGAGTTCGACTCTTTGTTGGAGAATTAACCGAGTCTTTCCAAGGAATCTCTGAAAAATTATTGCCCGGTTCAATGCCTGCAATTGACTGTGCCGCATCATACGGATTTGGGCACCCGAATGCGGTAACAATTGGCTTCCTTTTCGGAGCACTTGGACAATTTATCGCTATTGCCGGACTCATTATTTTTAAGAGTCCCATTTTTATCATCACCGGATTTGTTCCTGTGTTCTTTGATAATGCAACCTTTGCGGTTTTTGCCAACAGAAAGGGTGGGGTTAAAGCTGCATGTATTTTGCCGCTTATTTCAGGAGTAGTACAGGTACTGGGAGGAGCGCTTGCTGCTTTTTATTTCGGACTTGGAAAATTCGGCGGGTGGCACGGTAACTTTGACTGGGATACGGTTTGGCCGGTTTTCGGCTTCATAATGCACAGCATGCAGTATGTAGGCGTTGCAATATGTATAATTTTCTTACTTGCGATACCGCAGCTTCAGTATTATTTTGGGAAGTATAAAAGAGAAAAATATTTTGTGGTTGCAGAAAATTTTGCATCGCTTTCTGAAGAAGAAAATTAA
- a CDS encoding PTS sugar transporter subunit IIB — protein MIKIVVACGSGMGSSQIIKMKMAKVLKKLNIAADIHHTNIGEAKSTAESYHAVVCPENLMETFTTVKAKGVKVIALKNLLDEKEIEGKILEADLASLK, from the coding sequence ATGATTAAGATTGTAGTAGCATGCGGATCCGGTATGGGGTCAAGTCAGATTATCAAAATGAAAATGGCAAAGGTTTTGAAAAAACTGAATATTGCCGCGGATATTCATCACACAAATATAGGTGAAGCAAAAAGCACCGCAGAAAGTTATCATGCAGTTGTTTGCCCCGAGAATCTGATGGAAACTTTTACAACGGTAAAAGCGAAGGGTGTAAAAGTGATTGCGCTAAAAAATCTTTTGGATGAAAAAGAAATTGAAGGGAAAATACTTGAAGCTGATCTTGCTTCATTGAAGTAA